Proteins encoded by one window of Sphingosinicella sp. BN140058:
- a CDS encoding UPF0262 family protein, producing the protein MADPRIIDIELDERTIIRRSDDIERERQIAIFDLLEGNRFQPAGLDGPFRILLRIEEGRLAIDVKDAGGAALDTIRLGLARFKRPVRDYFAICESYFKAVRSDSAKGIETIDMARRSIHNEAAELLQECLKDKIEMDFDTARRLFTLICVLHIK; encoded by the coding sequence ATGGCCGACCCGCGGATCATCGACATCGAACTGGACGAGCGCACGATCATCCGGCGCAGCGACGATATCGAGCGCGAGCGCCAGATCGCGATCTTCGACCTGCTCGAAGGCAATCGCTTCCAGCCCGCGGGCCTCGACGGCCCATTCCGCATTCTCCTCCGCATCGAGGAAGGCCGCCTCGCCATCGACGTCAAGGATGCGGGCGGCGCGGCGCTGGACACGATCCGGCTCGGCCTCGCCCGGTTCAAGCGCCCGGTGCGCGACTATTTCGCGATCTGCGAGAGCTATTTCAAAGCGGTGCGCTCCGATTCGGCCAAGGGCATCGAAACCATCGACATGGCTCGGCGAAGCATCCACAACGAGGCCGCCGAGCTCCTCCAGGAGTGCCTCAAGGACAAGATCGAGATGGATTTCGACACCGCCCGGCGCCTGTTCACCCTGATCTGCGTCCTCCATATCAAGTGA
- a CDS encoding GH25 family lysozyme: MSASRLIGLAAGIGLLLALGLFLYASSWHPSNRAFPIQGVDVSHHQGRIDWKRIKRQGVDFAYLKATEGADHRDTMFTANLKASAAAGIPRGAYHFFTLCRSGADQAANFIAAVPRNRRLLPPAVDLEFGGNCGARPDRVALLRELDIFLKRVEAHAGKQAILYITREFDAAYRVSEAIDRPLWLRRLARRPDYGARPWALWQASNVRRLRGIGGRVDWNVVAPGCDFLARREACPPPRDGQRSPT, from the coding sequence GTGAGCGCGTCGCGGCTGATCGGGCTGGCGGCCGGCATCGGCCTGCTCCTCGCCCTCGGCCTCTTTCTCTATGCCTCGAGCTGGCATCCGTCGAACCGCGCCTTCCCGATCCAGGGCGTCGACGTGTCGCACCACCAGGGCCGGATCGACTGGAAGCGGATCAAGCGCCAGGGCGTCGATTTCGCCTATCTGAAGGCGACCGAGGGCGCCGACCATCGCGACACGATGTTCACCGCCAATCTGAAGGCCAGCGCCGCCGCCGGCATCCCGCGCGGCGCCTATCATTTCTTTACCCTGTGCCGCTCGGGTGCCGATCAGGCGGCGAACTTCATCGCGGCCGTGCCCCGCAACCGCCGCCTGCTGCCGCCGGCCGTCGATCTCGAGTTCGGCGGCAATTGCGGCGCCCGTCCCGATCGGGTGGCGCTGCTGCGCGAGCTCGACATCTTCCTGAAGCGGGTCGAGGCCCATGCCGGCAAGCAAGCGATTCTCTACATCACCCGCGAGTTCGACGCCGCCTACCGCGTCAGCGAAGCCATCGATCGTCCGCTCTGGCTGCGCCGTCTCGCCCGCCGTCCCGATTACGGCGCGCGGCCGTGGGCATTGTGGCAGGCGTCCAACGTCCGGCGGCTTCGCGGGATCGGCGGACGGGTCGACTGGAACGTCGTCGCGCCCGGCTGCGACTTCCTGGCGCGCCGCGAGGCTTGCCCGCCGCCGCGGGACGGGCAAAGGTCGCCGACATGA
- the dcd gene encoding dCTP deaminase, which yields MSIMSDKWIRSQALGNGMIEPFVDGQKREGTISFGLSSYGYDARVADEFKIFTNVDNALVDPKDFASNSFVDRKTDVCIIPPNSFALARTVEYFRVPRDVLVICLGKSTYARCGIIVNVTPLEPGWEGHVTLEFSNTTPLPAKIYANEGACQFLFLQGNEPCEVSYADRAGKYMGQRGVTLPKL from the coding sequence ATGTCGATCATGTCGGACAAGTGGATCCGCAGCCAGGCGCTCGGCAACGGCATGATCGAGCCGTTCGTCGACGGCCAGAAGCGCGAGGGCACGATCAGCTTCGGCCTCTCCTCCTACGGCTATGACGCCCGCGTCGCCGACGAGTTCAAGATCTTCACCAATGTCGACAACGCCCTCGTCGACCCCAAGGATTTCGCCTCGAACAGCTTCGTCGACCGCAAGACCGACGTCTGCATCATCCCGCCGAACAGCTTCGCCCTCGCCCGTACCGTCGAATATTTCCGGGTGCCGCGCGACGTGCTCGTCATCTGCCTCGGCAAATCGACCTACGCCCGCTGCGGGATCATCGTCAACGTCACCCCGCTCGAGCCCGGCTGGGAAGGCCACGTCACCCTCGAATTCTCGAACACCACGCCGCTGCCCGCCAAAATTTACGCCAACGAAGGCGCGTGCCAGTTCCTGTTCCTGCAGGGCAACGAACCCTGCGAAGTCAGCTACGCCGACCGCGCCGGCAAATATATGGGCCAGCGCGGCGTGACACTGCCCAAGCTGTAA
- a CDS encoding ribonuclease R family protein — protein MAKNRQHGLPSREQILDFIATSDQPAGKRELARAFGLSGADKQALKILLRDMADEGLIEGSPGRAFHQAGGIPKVTVLRVRDVDDSGQVWAVPERWESEAPMPAIRVLERKGKGGSGALGIGDRILARTEARGNGYAAHPMKKLAKGEDLILGVVHLEGDRHWLRPVEKKERRELPISELGEAQPGDLVLAERTGRPPRISARVSDILGDPFAPRSFSLIAIHKHGIPHEFSDRVVEEAERMAGLPLSPPRNGEGDRSAKPRGGGAGSESGDESPAKTDESGAAPPPSAGGATAAAQPVPALGEPPARRPASTPLPERARGGLREDLTHIPIVAIDPADARDHDDAVWATADDEPGNEGGWKAIVAIADVSFYVRPGSALDKEARKRGNSVYFPDRVVPMLPETLSAHVCSLKEGEDRASLVCHLRISKAGEIKSWRFARARVRIAANIAYEDAQAAIDLAEGRSSASADDAETVEVASSPCSMPEIVDEPPVAPALVESTLKPLWACWRAMYKAREKRAPLDLDLPERRVVLDEKGRILSVAPRERLDAHKLIEDYMIAANVAAAKALEAKKAPVMYRDHEPPSREKLVALKDYLKTFEIEFALGQVIKPSTFNHILSRVGESDFKPQVMEQILRTQTQAYYGPENHGHFGLALGSYAHFTSPIRRYADLIVHRSLVRAYGLGPDVRETGLTDADLEAMDVTGELISQLERRAMEAERETLDRYVAAYLSERVGDLVDCRITGVQPFGFFATVEGLGGDGLVPVSTLGTEYYRYEEASQTLVGEESGHAFASGQRLKLRLVEANPVSGGLRFELPGGSAGLVDRGDRGRRTIRRDGKRSAKPGKSGKDGKGPPRPQGKRGRPGNIRHQGR, from the coding sequence ATGGCTAAGAACCGGCAGCACGGCCTCCCCAGCCGGGAGCAGATCCTCGATTTCATCGCCACCAGCGACCAGCCCGCCGGCAAGCGCGAACTGGCACGCGCGTTCGGGCTTTCCGGCGCCGACAAGCAGGCGCTGAAGATCCTGCTGCGCGACATGGCCGACGAAGGGCTGATCGAAGGCTCGCCCGGCCGCGCCTTCCACCAGGCCGGCGGCATCCCCAAGGTCACCGTGCTGCGGGTCAGGGACGTCGACGACAGCGGGCAGGTCTGGGCGGTGCCGGAGCGCTGGGAGTCCGAGGCGCCGATGCCGGCGATCCGGGTGCTCGAGCGCAAGGGCAAAGGCGGATCGGGTGCGCTCGGCATCGGCGACCGCATCCTGGCCCGCACGGAAGCGCGCGGCAACGGCTATGCCGCCCACCCGATGAAGAAGCTCGCCAAGGGCGAGGACCTCATCCTCGGCGTCGTCCACCTGGAAGGCGACCGCCACTGGCTGCGGCCGGTGGAGAAGAAGGAGCGGCGCGAACTGCCCATCTCCGAATTGGGTGAGGCGCAGCCGGGCGACCTGGTGCTGGCCGAGCGCACCGGCCGGCCGCCGCGGATCAGCGCGCGCGTGTCCGACATCCTGGGCGATCCGTTCGCGCCGCGCAGCTTCAGCCTGATCGCCATCCACAAGCACGGCATCCCGCACGAATTCTCCGACCGGGTGGTGGAGGAAGCGGAACGGATGGCGGGGCTGCCTCTAAGTCCTCCCCGGAACGGGGAGGGGGACCGCTCGGCGAAGCCGAGGGGTGGAGGGGCTGGCAGTGAGTCGGGAGATGAATCGCCAGCGAAGACCGACGAGTCGGGCGCAGCCCCTCCACCGTCCGCCGGCGGCGCGACGGCTGCTGCGCAGCCGGTTCCGGCTCTCGGCGAGCCCCCGGCTCGCCGACCCGCCTCCACCCCCCTCCCCGAGCGAGCTCGGGGAGGATTGCGAGAAGACCTCACCCACATCCCGATCGTCGCGATCGATCCGGCGGATGCGCGGGACCATGACGATGCGGTGTGGGCGACGGCGGACGACGAGCCCGGCAACGAGGGCGGCTGGAAGGCGATCGTCGCGATCGCCGACGTCAGCTTCTACGTGCGGCCGGGATCGGCGCTCGACAAGGAAGCGCGCAAGCGCGGCAACAGCGTCTATTTCCCGGACCGGGTGGTGCCGATGCTGCCCGAGACATTGTCCGCGCACGTCTGCTCGCTGAAGGAAGGCGAGGACCGGGCGAGCCTGGTCTGCCACCTGCGGATTTCGAAGGCGGGCGAGATCAAGTCGTGGCGCTTCGCGCGGGCACGGGTGCGGATCGCGGCCAACATCGCTTACGAAGATGCGCAGGCGGCGATCGATTTGGCGGAGGGGCGATCGTCCGCGTCCGCGGACGACGCCGAGACGGTCGAAGTCGCGTCCTCGCCCTGTTCGATGCCGGAGATCGTCGACGAGCCCCCGGTCGCGCCGGCGCTGGTCGAGTCGACCTTGAAGCCGCTCTGGGCGTGCTGGCGGGCGATGTACAAGGCGCGGGAGAAGAGGGCGCCGCTCGATCTCGATCTGCCGGAGCGGCGGGTGGTGCTCGACGAGAAGGGGCGGATCCTGTCGGTGGCGCCGCGCGAGCGGCTCGACGCGCACAAGCTCATCGAGGACTACATGATCGCGGCCAATGTCGCCGCGGCCAAGGCGCTGGAGGCGAAGAAGGCGCCGGTCATGTACCGCGATCACGAGCCGCCGAGCCGCGAGAAGCTGGTCGCGCTCAAGGATTATCTGAAGACGTTCGAGATCGAGTTCGCATTGGGGCAGGTGATCAAGCCGTCGACCTTCAATCACATCCTCTCTCGGGTCGGCGAGTCCGATTTCAAGCCGCAGGTGATGGAGCAGATCCTGCGCACTCAGACCCAGGCCTATTACGGGCCGGAGAATCACGGCCATTTCGGCCTCGCGCTCGGCTCCTATGCGCATTTCACCAGCCCGATCCGGCGCTATGCCGATCTCATTGTCCACCGCTCGCTGGTGCGCGCCTACGGGCTCGGGCCGGACGTGCGCGAGACCGGGCTGACCGATGCCGATCTGGAGGCGATGGACGTCACCGGCGAATTGATCTCGCAATTGGAACGCCGCGCGATGGAGGCGGAGCGCGAGACGCTCGACCGCTACGTCGCCGCCTATCTGTCGGAGCGGGTCGGCGATCTCGTCGACTGCCGGATCACCGGGGTGCAGCCGTTCGGCTTCTTCGCGACGGTGGAAGGGCTCGGCGGCGACGGGCTGGTGCCGGTGTCGACGCTCGGCACCGAATATTATCGCTACGAGGAAGCGAGCCAGACCCTGGTCGGCGAGGAGAGCGGACATGCGTTCGCGTCGGGGCAGAGGCTGAAGCTGCGGCTGGTCGAGGCGAACCCCGTGTCGGGCGGGCTGCGCTTCGAGCTGCCCGGCGGCAGCGCCGGCCTTGTGGACCGCGGCGACCGCGGCCGGCGGACGATCCGACGCGACGGCAAGCGCTCGGCCAAGCCCGGCAAGAGCGGCAAGGACGGCAAGGGACCGCCCCGGCCGCAAGGCAAGCGCGGCCGACCCGGCAACATCCGCCACCAGGGGCGATAG
- a CDS encoding M28 family peptidase, which produces MKLPALLLAAAAFLPTAAVAAPTPPPRAIADQVDEARLRAIVETLVSFGTRHTLSSQTDPKRGIGAAQRWVIDEFKRYARACGGCLVTEMPSQVFTGRRVPNPTKIADAIAIQRGTVDPNRVVIITGHIDSRVSDVMDVTKDAPGANDDGSGTAAVIEAARVLSRHKFPYTIVYAALAGEEQGLYGGKVLADYAKAQGWEVIANLNNDIIGNSCSSDGVCDAAHVRVFSEGPRWQGGEALRAPMRSLGGENDAPSRNISRWLDGLADDLSLGLDVRQVWRNDRFGRGGDHTEFLNLGFPAVRITVAIENYNWQHQDLRVENGVEYGDTIDKMDFPYLRKVVQLNVAALAALASAPPPPAPVAEGGVSTNTTLTWEPVKGADAYVIRWRATDEANWSRSLRVDPKNGLDLVVGTNEDKGPAVPARLRAVLKGVRVDDFVFGVSSLTADGHESPVASAVPGGAFRPYEPPAQP; this is translated from the coding sequence ATGAAGCTGCCCGCCCTGCTCCTTGCCGCCGCTGCCTTCCTCCCCACCGCTGCAGTCGCTGCCCCAACGCCGCCGCCGCGGGCGATTGCGGACCAGGTCGACGAGGCGCGGCTGCGGGCGATTGTCGAGACACTGGTGAGCTTCGGCACGCGCCACACCTTGTCGTCGCAGACCGATCCGAAGCGCGGGATCGGCGCCGCGCAGAGATGGGTGATCGACGAGTTCAAGCGCTACGCGAGAGCGTGCGGTGGCTGCCTCGTCACCGAGATGCCGTCGCAGGTGTTCACCGGGCGGCGGGTGCCGAACCCGACGAAGATCGCCGATGCGATCGCGATCCAGCGCGGGACCGTGGATCCCAACCGGGTCGTGATCATCACCGGCCATATCGACAGCCGGGTCAGCGACGTGATGGACGTGACCAAGGACGCACCGGGCGCGAATGACGACGGCTCCGGCACCGCCGCGGTGATCGAGGCGGCGCGGGTGCTGTCGCGCCACAAATTTCCCTACACGATCGTCTATGCGGCGCTCGCCGGCGAGGAGCAGGGGCTGTACGGCGGCAAGGTCCTCGCCGACTATGCCAAGGCGCAGGGCTGGGAAGTCATCGCCAATCTGAACAACGACATCATCGGCAACAGCTGCAGCTCGGATGGCGTGTGCGACGCCGCCCATGTCCGGGTGTTCTCGGAAGGGCCGCGCTGGCAGGGCGGGGAGGCGCTGCGGGCGCCGATGCGGAGCCTTGGCGGCGAGAATGACGCGCCGTCGCGCAACATCTCGCGCTGGCTGGACGGGCTCGCCGACGATCTCAGCCTCGGCCTCGACGTCCGCCAGGTGTGGCGCAACGACCGCTTCGGCCGCGGCGGCGACCATACCGAATTCCTCAATCTCGGCTTCCCGGCGGTGCGGATCACGGTCGCGATCGAGAATTACAATTGGCAGCACCAGGATCTGCGCGTCGAGAACGGCGTCGAGTATGGCGACACGATCGACAAGATGGACTTTCCGTACCTGCGCAAGGTCGTGCAGCTGAACGTCGCCGCGCTGGCCGCGCTGGCGAGCGCGCCGCCGCCGCCGGCGCCGGTCGCCGAGGGCGGGGTGTCGACCAACACCACCCTGACCTGGGAGCCGGTGAAAGGCGCGGACGCCTATGTGATCCGCTGGCGCGCGACCGACGAGGCCAATTGGAGCAGGAGCTTGCGGGTCGACCCGAAAAACGGGCTCGATCTCGTCGTCGGAACCAACGAAGACAAGGGCCCGGCCGTGCCGGCGCGGCTGCGGGCGGTGCTGAAGGGGGTGCGCGTCGACGATTTCGTGTTCGGCGTGTCGTCCCTGACCGCCGACGGCCATGAATCGCCGGTTGCATCCGCGGTGCCGGGTGGTGCGTTCCGCCCCTATGAGCCCCCGGCGCAGCCCTGA